Within Caulobacter segnis, the genomic segment AAGTCGTGGTCTGGTGCAGCAACGACTATCTCGGCCAGGGCCAGAACCCGGTCGTGCTGGACGCCATGAAGGACGCTGTCGACCAGCATGGTTCGGGCTCGGGCGGCACCCGCAACATCTCGGGCACCAATCACGATCACGTCCGGCTCGAGCAGGAACTGGCCGATCTGCACGGCAAGGAAGCCGCGCTGCTGTTCACCTCGGGCTATGTCTCGAACGAGGCCTCGCTGTCGGTCGTGCAGAAGATCCTGCCCGGCCTGATCATCTTCTCGGATGAACTGAACCACGCCTCGATGATCGCCGGCATCCGCAACGGCGGTGGCCCGCGCAAGATCTTCAGGCACAACGACCTGGCGCACCTCGAGGAACTGCTGGCCGCCGCGCCGGCCGACGCGCCCAAGTTGATCGCCTTCGAGAGCGTCTATTCGATGGACGGCGACATCGCCGACCTGGCCGGCACCATCGCCCTGGCCAAGAAGTACGGCGCCATGACCTATCTGGACGAAGTCCACGCGGTCGGCATGTACGGCCCGCGCGGCGGCGGCGTCGCCGAGCGCGAAGGCCTGATGGGCGAGATCGACATCATCGAAGGCACGCTGGGCAAGGCGTTCGGCGTGATGGGCGGCTATATCACCGGCGACACCGAGGTGATCGACGCGATCCGCCTGATGGCCGCCGGCTTCATCTTCACCACCTCGCTGCCGCCGGCCCTGACGGCGGGAGCGCTGGCCAGCGTCCGCTGGCTGAAGGCCCACCCTGAAGTGCGCGAAATCCACCAGGAGCGCGCCGCCACCCTGAAGGCCATGTTCCGCGCCGCCGGTCTGCCGGTGATGGACAGCGCGAGCCACATCGTCCCGGTGCTGGTCGGCGATCCGATCCACTGCAAGATGATCAGCGACATGCTGCTGGCCGATCACGGCGTCTATGTGCAGCCGATCAACTATCCGACCGTGCCGCGCGGCACCGAGCGCCTGCGCTTCACGCCCACGCCGTTCCATACCGACGAGATGATGCGCAAGCTGGTCGGGGCCATGGAAAAGCTGTGGGCCCACTGCAATGTCGCCCGCATGGGCGGTCACGCCGCTTAGCCCGAAGGATACAGCGCACTTCAGCTTCGACCGAACCGACCATCTTCGAGGCGAGCAGCGTCGAAACGAAAAACGCCGCCGGAGTCCGGCGGCGTTCGCGTGCCTGGAAGGCGTCTTCCGGCAAGAGAGTCGGGCGCGATCAGCTACCGCGCCGCACGCCCTTGCCCAGGCCGATCTTCTTGGCGAAGTCCGAGCGACGCGCCGCATAGGCGGGGGCGACCATCGGATAGTCCGGCGGCAGGCCCCACTTGCGGCGATATTCCTCGGGGCTCATGTCGTAGTGCGAGCGCAGATAGCGCTTGAGCATCTTCAGCTTCTTGCCGTCCTCGAGGCAGACGATGAAGTCGTGCTGCACCGAACGGCCCACCGGCACCGCGGGCTTGGCCTTCTCGGCCGGGCGCGGCGTCTCGCCGCCGTTGTTGAGCGAGGCCAGAGCCTCGTGGACCGTGCGGATGAGTTCCGGAATGGCCGTCTGGGAGACTGTGTTCTGGCCGACATAGGCCGCCACGATCTCGGCGCTGAGCCCCAGGATGTCGACGCCATTGTCGTTCGTCGTTTCCGTGCCGCCGCCCTGAGACGCCATGAGATACCCCACTACCGTTGCTGCTGTTGTTATGTCGCAGGGGCTAGGAGCCGCCCTGCGCGACTGCAACGCACAGCTGGGCAAGTGGTTCCGAGATTGATCGCCGCGCCTATCCCGTTAAAGAGGGCGCCTCTGCTGACTCCCCGTAACGCCTGGAGAGCGTCATGACCCAAACCAACACCAGCGCCTTTTTCGGCGCGGACCTCGCCACCGCGGACGCAGACATCTTCGACCGTATCGGTCGTGAGCTGGACCGTCAGCAGAACCAGATCGAGCTGATCGCCTCGGAGAACATCGTCTCCAAGGCCGTCCTGCAAGCCCAGGGCTCGATCCTGACCAACAAGTACGCCGAGGGCTATCCCGGCAAGCGCTATTATGGCGGCTGCGAATATGTCGACGAGATCGAGACGATCGCGATCGAGCGCGCCAAGCAGCTGTTCGGCGCCGGCTTCGCCAACGTCCAGCCGCACTCGGGCTCGCAAGCCAACCAGTCTGTGTTCATGGCCCTGCTGCAGCCGGGCGACACGTTCCTGGGCATGGACCTGGCCGCCGGCGGCCACCTGACCCACGGCTCGCCCGCCAACCAGTCGGGCAAGTGGTTCAAGCCGGTCTCCTACACCGTGCGCCAGCAGGACCAGCTGATCGACTATGACGGCGTGGCCGAGATCGCCCAGCGCGAGAAGCCCAAGCTGATCATCGCCGGCGGCAGCGCCTACAGCCGCGAGATCGACTTCGCCAAGTTCCGCGAGATCGCCGACAGCATCGGCGCCTATCTGATGGTCGACATGGCCCACTTCGCGGGCCTGGTGGCCGGCGGCGTGTTCCCCAGCCCGATCCCGCACGCCCACGTCGTCACCACCACCACCCACAAGACCCTGCGCGGCCCGCGCGGCGGCATGGTGCTGACCAACGACGAGGCGATCATCAAGAAGGTCAATTCGGCCGTTTTCCCGGGCCTGCAGGGCGGTCCGCTGGAACACGTCATCGCCGCCAAGGCCGTGGCCTTCGGCGAGGCGCTGCAGCCGTCGTTCAAGGCCTACGCCCAGCAGATCATCGCCAACGCCAAGGCGCTGGCCGAGGCCTTGGGCAAGTCGGGCGTCAACATCGTCTCGGGCGGCACCGACAGCCACCTGATGCTGGTCGACCTGCGTCCCAAGGGCGTCACGGGTCGCGACGCCGAGCACAGCCTCGAGCGCGCCCACATGACCTGCAACAAGAATGGCGTGCCGTTCGACACCGCGCCGTTCACCATCACCTCGGGCATCCGCCTGGGTACGCCGGCCGGCACCACGCGCGGCTTCAAGGAAGCCGAGTTCACCCGCGTGGGCGAGCTGATCGGCGAGGTGGTCAACGGTCTGGCCGCCAACGGTCCCGAAGGCAACGCCGCCGTCGAGGCCAAGGTGCGCGAGGAAGTGCTGGCCTTGACGGCCCGCTTCCCGATCTACAACTAATTGAGTTCAGGCGCCGCGGGAGGGGCCACATCATGCGTTGCCCCTTCTGCGGCCATGCCGAAAGCCAGGTCAAGGACAGCCGCCCGTCGGAAGACGGTGCGGCCATTCGCCGCCGCCGGATGTGCCCGGAGTGCGGTGGGCGCTTCACCACCTTCGAGCGCGTGCAGCTGCGCGAGCTGATCATCCTGAAGCGTTCGGGCCGGCGTTCGCCGTTCGACCGCGACAAGCTTGTTCGTTCAATTGCTCTGGCGACGCAGAAGCGCCCGGTCGAGCCGGAACGCGTGGAACGCATGATCAACGGCATCGTCCGGCAGCTGGAAAGCATGGGCGAAACCGAGCTTCCGTCGTCGACGGTGGGCGAAATGGTCATGAAGGCGTTGAAATCGCTCGATGACGTGGCCTATGTCCGCTACGCCTCGGTCTATCGGGATTTCAAGGAAACAAGCGACTTCGCGAAGTTCCTCGGCGAAGAAGGTCTGAGCGACAGCGGCGAAGACGAGCTATAGTTCGTTAATCCCTGATGTGTGCTTTTGGTTACGCGGCGAGCGTAGCCGTGGAGATTCGAGCTAGATGGTAGACGACAACATCCGCCTGCTGATCGTGGAGGGCCGAAACCATTCGGGCGTCTCCGACGAGCTGCTGCGCGGAGCCGCCCAGGCGATCGAGGCCCAGGGCGCCGAGTACGACGTGATCACGGTCTCCAGCGCGCTGCAGATTCCGACCGCCATCGCCCTGGCCGAGGAGGCCGGACACCGGCCCGTGGGCGTGCGCTACGACGGCTATGTCGCCCTCGGCGTGGTCATCCGCGGCGAGACCTATCACTTCGAGCTGGTGGCCCATGAGACCGCACGGGGCCTGCAGGACCTGGGCGTGGGCAAGCGCCTGCCGATCGGCTTTGGCGTACTGGCCGTCGACGACGAGGCCCAGGCCTTGACGCGCGCCAAGGTCAGCGAAGGCGATCGCGGCGGCGCGGCCGCCAGGGCGTGCCTGGAAACCATCGCTCTGAAGCGTCAATTGCTGGGGCAGGCCCGATGAGCGGCAACCGTATTCAACCGCGTTCGGTGGCGCGTCTGGCCGCCGTGCAGGCCCTCTATCAGATGGAAGTTTCGGGCGCGGGCGTCGATTCGGTGATCCGCGAGTTCGGCGAGCACCGCTTCGACCGTGACGTCGAGGGTGAGCGCCTGGCCGCCGCCGACGAGACTTTCTTCGCCGAACTGACCAAGGGCGTGGTGACCAACCAGGCCAAGGTCGATCAGGGCATCGTCAAGCGCCTGGCCTCGGGCTGGCGCCTGGAGCGTCTGGACGCCACCGCCCGCGCCGTGCTGCGCGCCGGGGCCTTCGAGTTGATGTACCGACCGGACGTTCCGACCGAGGTCGTCATCAACGAATACGTCGAGATCGCGAAATCCTTTTTTGAGGGTCCTGAGTCAG encodes:
- the hemA gene encoding 5-aminolevulinate synthase, which codes for MDYKAAFRSAVDQIRDEGRYRVFADLKRQRGSFPRATWTRQDGSEREVVVWCSNDYLGQGQNPVVLDAMKDAVDQHGSGSGGTRNISGTNHDHVRLEQELADLHGKEAALLFTSGYVSNEASLSVVQKILPGLIIFSDELNHASMIAGIRNGGGPRKIFRHNDLAHLEELLAAAPADAPKLIAFESVYSMDGDIADLAGTIALAKKYGAMTYLDEVHAVGMYGPRGGGVAEREGLMGEIDIIEGTLGKAFGVMGGYITGDTEVIDAIRLMAAGFIFTTSLPPALTAGALASVRWLKAHPEVREIHQERAATLKAMFRAAGLPVMDSASHIVPVLVGDPIHCKMISDMLLADHGVYVQPINYPTVPRGTERLRFTPTPFHTDEMMRKLVGAMEKLWAHCNVARMGGHAA
- a CDS encoding MucR family transcriptional regulator, yielding MASQGGGTETTNDNGVDILGLSAEIVAAYVGQNTVSQTAIPELIRTVHEALASLNNGGETPRPAEKAKPAVPVGRSVQHDFIVCLEDGKKLKMLKRYLRSHYDMSPEEYRRKWGLPPDYPMVAPAYAARRSDFAKKIGLGKGVRRGS
- the glyA gene encoding serine hydroxymethyltransferase, with product MTQTNTSAFFGADLATADADIFDRIGRELDRQQNQIELIASENIVSKAVLQAQGSILTNKYAEGYPGKRYYGGCEYVDEIETIAIERAKQLFGAGFANVQPHSGSQANQSVFMALLQPGDTFLGMDLAAGGHLTHGSPANQSGKWFKPVSYTVRQQDQLIDYDGVAEIAQREKPKLIIAGGSAYSREIDFAKFREIADSIGAYLMVDMAHFAGLVAGGVFPSPIPHAHVVTTTTHKTLRGPRGGMVLTNDEAIIKKVNSAVFPGLQGGPLEHVIAAKAVAFGEALQPSFKAYAQQIIANAKALAEALGKSGVNIVSGGTDSHLMLVDLRPKGVTGRDAEHSLERAHMTCNKNGVPFDTAPFTITSGIRLGTPAGTTRGFKEAEFTRVGELIGEVVNGLAANGPEGNAAVEAKVREEVLALTARFPIYN
- the nrdR gene encoding transcriptional regulator NrdR, whose amino-acid sequence is MRCPFCGHAESQVKDSRPSEDGAAIRRRRMCPECGGRFTTFERVQLRELIILKRSGRRSPFDRDKLVRSIALATQKRPVEPERVERMINGIVRQLESMGETELPSSTVGEMVMKALKSLDDVAYVRYASVYRDFKETSDFAKFLGEEGLSDSGEDEL
- the ribH gene encoding 6,7-dimethyl-8-ribityllumazine synthase, translating into MVDDNIRLLIVEGRNHSGVSDELLRGAAQAIEAQGAEYDVITVSSALQIPTAIALAEEAGHRPVGVRYDGYVALGVVIRGETYHFELVAHETARGLQDLGVGKRLPIGFGVLAVDDEAQALTRAKVSEGDRGGAAARACLETIALKRQLLGQAR
- the nusB gene encoding transcription antitermination factor NusB; the protein is MSGNRIQPRSVARLAAVQALYQMEVSGAGVDSVIREFGEHRFDRDVEGERLAAADETFFAELTKGVVTNQAKVDQGIVKRLASGWRLERLDATARAVLRAGAFELMYRPDVPTEVVINEYVEIAKSFFEGPESGFINGALDAIARDARD